In Streptomyces qaidamensis, one DNA window encodes the following:
- a CDS encoding helix-turn-helix domain-containing protein, producing the protein MTGDRSRGRAAPPAWSRYGRDAARSSAEDRGHAELARGRRQLSDGSVDDARETLLLAASLLAAGAPDAAEAARLCAADAAWASGDVTACLTALDATDTPGPADGHPAPDTVTVRELAHDHAAPTAVEGGSGAASGLDGDAAVSGLGGGAAVSGVDGGAVGSGLEGDAATTVGRGGGPASGLDGDAAVSGLGGGAAVSGVGGGAAGSGLEGDAATTVGRGGGPASGLDGDAAVSGLGGGAAVSGVGGGAAVSGLEGAPATTVVRGGGPASGLDGGAAVSGPGGGAAVSGVGGGAAVSGLEGAPATTVVRGGGPASGLDGGAPASGPDVGAPVGERGGGGASPPDGTNLTHPPAGGGQPKPPGVGRGRDRDPFFRDYRDGMRALLARRPEHAAGPLRRVLSHVRHDDPPERLLRAASAALLLGDVHAARVAGARALAVARTAECVASEARALEYLAYGELRAGRHAQARAHAEEGVRAALLAGHRNTAASHHAMLALAASIEGDTAAVAGYASAALATARRHGLAQAATLAEWAIARADLARGRPVDAADRLAPLVGPGPRRGHFAVWMLAVPCFVEAAVLAGQPEDARGPVGDLARWADFGADPHASAQLARCRALLATDDREADDLYLRALALHDGSGGDFERARTELLYGRWLRRRRRLREARGRLGAALVAFERCGAGAWADQTRGELRANGAASGKEPAAGLARLTPQQLRIARHVAEGATNREVAQRLAVSTRTVDYHLRNVFAALGVRSRIELARMVDQEHR; encoded by the coding sequence GTGACCGGAGACAGAAGCAGGGGGCGGGCGGCTCCCCCCGCGTGGAGCCGGTACGGCCGGGACGCCGCCCGGTCGTCCGCCGAGGACCGCGGCCATGCCGAACTGGCGCGAGGGCGACGGCAGTTGTCCGACGGCTCGGTGGACGACGCGCGCGAGACCCTGCTGCTGGCCGCGTCCCTGCTCGCCGCCGGTGCCCCGGACGCGGCCGAGGCCGCACGCCTCTGCGCGGCGGACGCCGCCTGGGCGTCGGGCGACGTCACGGCCTGTCTGACCGCCCTCGACGCCACGGACACCCCGGGGCCTGCCGACGGGCACCCCGCACCGGACACCGTCACCGTCAGAGAACTGGCCCACGATCACGCCGCTCCGACGGCCGTCGAGGGCGGCAGCGGTGCGGCGTCTGGCCTTGACGGCGACGCTGCGGTGTCCGGTCTGGGCGGCGGCGCTGCGGTGTCCGGGGTGGACGGCGGCGCTGTCGGCTCCGGCCTGGAGGGCGACGCTGCGACGACTGTCGGGCGCGGTGGCGGTCCGGCGTCTGGCCTTGACGGCGACGCTGCGGTGTCCGGTCTGGGCGGCGGCGCTGCGGTGTCCGGCGTGGGCGGCGGCGCTGCCGGGTCCGGCCTGGAGGGCGACGCTGCGACGACTGTCGGGCGCGGTGGCGGTCCGGCGTCTGGCCTTGACGGCGACGCTGCGGTGTCCGGTCTGGGCGGCGGCGCTGCGGTGTCCGGCGTGGGCGGCGGCGCTGCGGTGTCCGGCCTGGAGGGCGCCCCTGCGACGACCGTCGTGCGCGGTGGCGGTCCGGCGTCTGGCCTTGACGGCGGCGCTGCGGTGTCCGGTCCGGGCGGCGGCGCTGCGGTGTCCGGCGTGGGCGGCGGCGCTGCGGTGTCCGGCCTGGAGGGCGCCCCTGCGACGACCGTCGTGCGCGGTGGCGGTCCGGCGTCTGGCCTTGACGGCGGCGCCCCGGCGTCCGGCCCGGACGTTGGCGCCCCGGTGGGGGAGCGGGGCGGCGGCGGGGCGTCACCGCCCGACGGCACGAACCTCACCCACCCTCCCGCCGGAGGCGGGCAGCCGAAGCCGCCTGGCGTCGGGCGGGGGCGGGACCGCGACCCCTTCTTCCGGGACTACCGCGACGGCATGCGCGCCCTGCTGGCCCGGCGGCCGGAGCACGCCGCCGGTCCGCTGCGGCGCGTACTGAGCCACGTGCGCCACGACGACCCGCCGGAGCGGCTGCTGCGCGCCGCGTCGGCGGCCCTGCTGCTCGGCGACGTCCACGCCGCCCGCGTCGCGGGGGCCCGCGCCCTCGCGGTCGCCCGCACCGCGGAGTGCGTCGCCTCCGAAGCGCGGGCCCTGGAGTACCTGGCCTACGGCGAGCTGCGCGCCGGCCGCCACGCGCAGGCGCGCGCCCACGCGGAGGAGGGCGTGCGCGCGGCGCTGCTGGCCGGCCACCGCAACACCGCGGCGAGCCACCACGCGATGCTCGCCCTGGCCGCTTCGATCGAGGGGGACACCGCAGCGGTCGCCGGATACGCCTCGGCCGCCCTGGCCACCGCCCGCCGCCACGGCCTGGCCCAGGCGGCGACCCTGGCCGAGTGGGCCATCGCCCGCGCCGACCTGGCCCGTGGACGCCCCGTGGACGCCGCCGACCGGCTCGCCCCGCTCGTCGGCCCCGGGCCCCGGCGTGGTCACTTCGCCGTCTGGATGCTCGCCGTGCCCTGCTTCGTCGAGGCCGCGGTACTGGCCGGGCAGCCGGAGGACGCCCGTGGGCCCGTCGGCGACCTCGCCCGCTGGGCCGACTTCGGCGCCGATCCGCACGCCTCGGCCCAGCTCGCGCGCTGCCGGGCCCTGCTCGCCACGGACGACCGCGAGGCCGACGACCTCTACCTGCGGGCACTCGCCCTGCACGACGGGTCGGGCGGCGACTTCGAGCGGGCGCGGACCGAGCTGCTGTACGGCCGGTGGCTGCGGCGCCGCCGCCGGCTGCGGGAGGCTCGCGGCAGGCTCGGCGCCGCCCTGGTCGCCTTCGAACGCTGCGGCGCCGGCGCCTGGGCCGACCAGACGCGCGGCGAGCTGCGCGCCAACGGAGCCGCGTCCGGGAAGGAGCCGGCCGCGGGACTCGCACGGCTGACGCCGCAGCAACTGCGCATCGCACGCCATGTGGCCGAGGGCGCCACCAACAGGGAGGTGGCCCAGCGGCTCGCCGTCAGCACCCGCACCGTCGACTACCACCTGAGGAACGTCTTCGCCGCTCTCGGCGTGCGCTCCCGCATCGAGCTGGCCCGCATGGTCGACCAAGAGCACCGCTGA
- a CDS encoding dienelactone hydrolase family protein, giving the protein MQLHPHTGSSTRTRDTLGRRSGHRAGRLAGAAAALALAVGLGPLTGPGAHAAGNPYERGPAPTTASIEAARGPYAVSQTSVSSLSVTGFGGGTIYYPTSTSDGTFGAVAISPGYTAYESSVAWLGPRLASQGFVVFTIDTLTTLDQPDSRGRQLLAALDHLTERSSVRSRVDASRLGVMGHSMGGGGSLEAAKSRPALQAAIPLTPWNLDKTWPEITTPTLIFGADGDTIAPVSSHSEPFYTSLSSSLDRGYLELNSATHFTPNSSNTTIAKYSISWLKRFIDNDTRYEQFLCPLPRPSLTIEEYRGNCPHGS; this is encoded by the coding sequence GTGCAACTCCACCCCCACACCGGCTCATCCACCCGCACCCGTGACACCCTCGGCCGCCGATCCGGGCACCGGGCCGGACGCCTGGCCGGTGCCGCCGCGGCCCTCGCACTCGCCGTCGGCCTGGGTCCCCTGACCGGCCCCGGCGCCCACGCCGCCGGCAACCCCTATGAGCGCGGCCCGGCCCCCACCACCGCCTCCATCGAGGCGGCCCGCGGCCCGTACGCCGTGTCGCAGACGTCGGTCTCCTCGCTGTCCGTCACCGGGTTCGGCGGCGGCACCATCTACTACCCGACGAGCACCAGCGACGGCACCTTCGGCGCCGTGGCCATCTCGCCCGGCTACACCGCCTACGAGTCGTCCGTCGCCTGGCTCGGACCGCGCCTGGCGTCCCAGGGCTTCGTGGTGTTCACCATCGACACCCTCACCACGCTCGACCAGCCCGACTCCCGCGGCCGCCAGCTGCTGGCCGCCCTGGACCACCTCACCGAACGCAGCTCGGTGCGAAGCCGCGTCGATGCCTCCCGCCTCGGCGTCATGGGCCATTCGATGGGCGGCGGCGGCAGCCTGGAGGCCGCCAAGTCGCGTCCGGCCCTCCAGGCGGCGATCCCGCTGACCCCGTGGAACCTCGACAAGACCTGGCCCGAGATCACCACACCGACCCTGATCTTCGGAGCCGACGGAGACACCATCGCCCCCGTCTCCTCCCACTCCGAGCCCTTCTACACGAGCCTGTCCTCCTCGCTGGACCGGGGCTACCTGGAGCTGAACTCGGCGACGCACTTCACGCCCAACTCGTCGAACACGACGATCGCGAAGTACAGCATTTCCTGGCTCAAGCGGTTCATCGACAACGACACCCGCTACGAGCAGTTCCTGTGCCCGCTGCCCCGGCCGAGCCTGACCATCGAGGAGTACCGGGGCAACTGCCCCCACGGTTCCTGA
- a CDS encoding snapalysin family zinc-dependent metalloprotease, producing MHVRILTGGIAAALVALSLTGGQAAAAAPRAADAPLAARILTYDAGGSAEFRSAVNRGAAIWNESVDAVELRPVAAGQRANIRVLADNGWPRALPTTLGNGTVYIGRQAVDQGYDTIRISSHELGHILGLPDRKPGPCSSLMSGSSAGTSCTNPYPNAAEKAEVEGNFGGVLAERVPAGRAEVIVD from the coding sequence ATGCACGTCCGAATACTGACCGGCGGTATCGCCGCCGCTCTGGTTGCCCTGTCCCTGACGGGTGGCCAGGCCGCGGCCGCCGCCCCCCGAGCCGCGGATGCCCCGCTCGCCGCCCGGATCCTGACCTATGACGCCGGCGGCTCCGCGGAGTTCAGGAGCGCCGTCAACCGGGGCGCGGCGATCTGGAACGAGAGCGTCGACGCCGTCGAGCTGCGGCCGGTCGCAGCAGGGCAACGAGCGAACATCCGGGTCCTCGCGGACAACGGGTGGCCGCGCGCCCTGCCCACCACCCTCGGCAACGGCACCGTGTACATCGGGCGCCAGGCCGTCGACCAGGGCTACGACACGATCCGTATCTCGTCGCACGAACTCGGGCACATCCTGGGTCTGCCGGATCGCAAGCCCGGACCGTGCTCCAGCCTGATGTCCGGCTCCAGCGCGGGCACTTCGTGCACCAACCCGTATCCGAACGCCGCGGAGAAGGCGGAGGTCGAGGGGAACTTCGGTGGCGTGCTCGCCGAGCGAGTGCCGGCAGGGCGTGCGGAGGTGATCGTGGACTGA
- a CDS encoding LysE family translocator, translating to MTVDLVGFLGVVLVAYVVPGPDFLVVVRSAAEDPSKGRAAALGAQAGLCVHMLAAAAGLSAMATRSPAVYDGIRLLGAAYLVNLGVRAVLAARRAARERRTANEVAPPAPHEVASPARPEGGPARGRFRSGFSQGFLTNVLNPKAALFFLSVLPQFADGDGSLARQIFLLGMLDVVIGVVYWFALVGVAARLRALLARPKIRHRWELTTGWLFIAIGVSVATAA from the coding sequence ATGACGGTCGACCTGGTCGGTTTCCTCGGGGTCGTGCTGGTGGCGTACGTGGTGCCGGGCCCCGACTTCCTCGTGGTGGTCAGATCGGCGGCCGAGGATCCCTCGAAAGGCAGAGCCGCGGCGCTGGGCGCCCAGGCCGGGCTGTGCGTGCACATGCTGGCTGCCGCGGCCGGCCTCTCGGCCATGGCCACCCGCTCACCCGCGGTGTACGACGGAATCAGACTGCTGGGGGCGGCCTACCTGGTGAACCTGGGTGTGCGGGCCGTACTCGCAGCCCGCCGGGCCGCACGGGAGAGGCGCACCGCGAACGAGGTCGCGCCCCCCGCCCCGCACGAGGTCGCGTCCCCCGCCCGGCCCGAGGGAGGGCCCGCCCGGGGACGCTTCCGGTCCGGCTTCTCCCAGGGGTTCCTCACCAACGTCCTCAATCCCAAGGCCGCCCTGTTCTTCCTCAGCGTCCTCCCTCAGTTCGCCGACGGCGACGGATCCCTGGCGCGGCAGATCTTCCTCCTGGGCATGCTGGACGTCGTCATCGGCGTCGTCTACTGGTTCGCCCTCGTCGGCGTCGCCGCTCGACTGCGGGCCCTGCTCGCCAGGCCGAAGATCCGCCACCGCTGGGAGCTGACCACCGGCTGGTTGTTCATCGCCATCGGCGTCTCGGTCGCGACCGCCGCCTGA
- a CDS encoding M1 family metallopeptidase: MAVQQAAGADPYFPEHGDPRYRVHRYELALDYRPAPNRLSGTARINAIAGRAPLSEFVLNLAGYKIGRVRVDGRQPHYTHRGGRLRVRPAKPVRAGAPFTVEVHWSGNPEPVDSPWGGLGWEELEDGALVASQPIGAPSWYPCNDRPADKASYQLSVTTPSAYAVVAGGRLLTRTTKASTTTWVYEQSAPTSSYLVGLAIGKYQTVLLGDPGPDGVPQHGHIPARLLGDFSRDFARQPQMMEVFQELFGPYPFDEYAVVVTEEELDVPVEAQGLSLFGANHVDGARGSERLVAHELAHQWFGNSVSIADWRHIWLNEGFAKYAEWLWSERSGGRTAQQLAAAAHRVLSALPQDLRLSDPGRKSMFDDRLYERGGLVLHAVRCALGDIAFFRMLRGWGQQHRGGTVTTAAFVSHVARFATEPVDELLHAWIHGTTLPPLPGAAGRAAG; the protein is encoded by the coding sequence GTGGCAGTCCAGCAGGCGGCGGGCGCGGACCCGTACTTCCCGGAGCACGGCGACCCCCGCTACCGGGTGCACCGGTACGAGCTCGCTCTGGACTACCGCCCGGCCCCGAACCGGCTGTCCGGGACGGCCCGCATCAACGCCATAGCGGGACGGGCGCCGCTCAGCGAGTTCGTGCTGAACCTGGCCGGCTACAAGATCGGGCGGGTACGGGTCGACGGACGGCAGCCCCACTACACGCACCGCGGCGGCAGACTGCGCGTCCGTCCCGCCAAGCCGGTCCGTGCCGGGGCGCCCTTCACGGTCGAGGTGCACTGGTCGGGCAACCCCGAGCCCGTCGACAGCCCCTGGGGCGGGCTCGGCTGGGAGGAGCTGGAGGACGGGGCGCTGGTGGCCAGCCAGCCGATCGGGGCGCCGTCGTGGTACCCGTGCAACGACCGGCCCGCCGACAAGGCGTCCTACCAGCTCTCGGTCACCACGCCGTCGGCGTACGCGGTCGTCGCGGGCGGACGTCTGCTGACCCGGACGACGAAGGCGAGCACCACCACCTGGGTGTACGAGCAGTCGGCGCCGACGTCCAGCTATCTGGTCGGCCTCGCGATCGGCAAATACCAGACGGTCCTGCTGGGCGACCCCGGTCCGGACGGCGTCCCGCAGCACGGGCACATCCCGGCGCGGCTGCTGGGCGACTTCTCGCGGGACTTCGCACGCCAGCCGCAGATGATGGAGGTGTTCCAGGAGCTGTTCGGGCCCTACCCCTTCGACGAGTACGCGGTCGTGGTGACCGAGGAGGAGCTCGACGTGCCCGTCGAGGCCCAGGGGCTGTCGCTGTTCGGCGCCAACCACGTGGACGGGGCCCGCGGTTCGGAGCGGCTGGTGGCGCACGAGCTGGCGCACCAGTGGTTCGGCAACAGTGTGTCCATCGCCGACTGGCGGCACATCTGGCTCAACGAGGGCTTCGCGAAGTACGCGGAGTGGCTGTGGTCGGAGCGCTCGGGCGGGCGTACGGCACAGCAACTCGCGGCTGCGGCACACCGGGTGCTGTCGGCGCTGCCGCAGGATCTGCGCCTGTCGGACCCGGGGCGCAAGTCGATGTTCGACGACCGGCTGTACGAACGCGGCGGTCTCGTGCTGCACGCGGTGCGCTGCGCGCTGGGCGACATCGCCTTCTTCCGCATGCTGCGCGGCTGGGGACAGCAGCACCGGGGCGGCACGGTCACGACCGCGGCCTTCGTCTCGCACGTGGCCCGCTTCGCGACCGAGCCGGTGGACGAACTGCTGCACGCGTGGATCCACGGGACGACGCTCCCGCCGCTGCCCGGGGCCGCGGGGCGGGCGGCGGGCTAG
- a CDS encoding Pls/PosA family non-ribosomal peptide synthetase: protein MAAIQESDALGLLDETLGVEIRQEFGDAARFSGRPAAPPRTLIDVFDASVRSYPDEPALDDGTSALTYRGLAVEVDRLRWRLASAGVGLGDRVGVRVPSGTNELYIVILAVLATGAAYVPVDAEDPDERADLVFGEAGVRAVVGAGHHITVHGTGASPAARPGIEHDAWIIFTSGSTGKPKGVAVSHRSAAAFVDAEAALFLTEEPIGPGDRVMAGLSVAFDASCEEMWLAWRYGACLVPVPRSQVRSGADLGLWLVEQEITVVSTVPTLAALWEPETLNDVRLLIFGGEACPPELAQRLVTEGREVWNTYGPTEATVVACASLMTGQEPIRIGLPLDGWELAVVDEAGEPVPMGGSGQLVIGGVGLARYLDAGKDAEKYAPLKSLGWQRAYRSGDLVKAEPEGLVFLGRADEQVKLGGRRIELGEVDAALQALPGVAGAAAAVRTARSGNQLLVGYVVTQDGWDHALAVAKLRAELPAALVPLLAPVEELPTRTSGKVDRNALPWPLKDLETDGPAEQLYGTEAWLAEQWTAVLGIPVTTASDDFFAIGGGSLAAAQLTTRLRTRYPSAAVLDVYQQPVLRKLARRLEKSARDDEARRTIAPVPRRAQIVQMLLLVPLFTLLGLRWTVALAVLGNLLPAYAWLPTAPWWLLALGAVVLFSPPGRLALSAGGARLLLRGVKPGRYARGGGVHLRLWTAERLAEFSGATSLTGSWLQRYARALGAKVGPDVDLHSLPPVTGLLKLGRGAAVESEVDLSGHWLDGDRLEIGTVKVGAHAVVGTRSVLFPGARVGKRAEVAPGSAVTGQIPTGQRWAGAPAVKLGKAKRSWPKERPRRGTYWSVLYGLTGLALTALPVLAAMAALLVARVFVTPGPVGPVLTGAALAVVPATLTYGATYAVLLLIAVRLLSLGLREGTHPTHSRVGWQAWTVTQLMDRSRETLFPLYAGLVTPVWLRLLGMRIGRGAEVSTVLALPSLTTVGEGAFLADDTLTAPYELGGGWMRIGRAEIGRRAFLGNSGMTAPGRSVPDGGLVGVLSATPKKAKKGTSYLGLPPVKLPRAAADGDQSRTYEPPARLLWARGLVELCRIVPVLCSAGLAVLTIAALCALGPWAPLLSGLVLLAAGGGAALVSIVAKWALVGRHHSGEHPLWSSFVWRNELADTFVEVLAVPWLAGAVPGTPVMTAWLRGLGARIGKGVWVESYWLPETDLVTLKDAATVNRGCVLQTHLFHDRILRTDTVVLREGATLGPGGIVLPGSTIGARTTLGPASLVMAAESVPDDTRWLGNPIEAWRP from the coding sequence ATGGCAGCCATACAGGAGAGTGACGCTCTCGGCCTGCTCGACGAAACGCTCGGCGTGGAGATCCGGCAGGAGTTCGGGGACGCGGCCCGCTTCTCGGGGCGTCCGGCGGCGCCGCCGCGCACGCTGATCGACGTGTTCGACGCGTCCGTGCGGTCGTACCCGGACGAGCCCGCCCTCGACGACGGCACCAGCGCTCTCACCTACCGCGGCCTGGCCGTCGAGGTGGACCGGCTGCGGTGGCGGCTCGCCTCCGCCGGAGTCGGGCTCGGAGACCGCGTGGGAGTCCGCGTTCCGTCCGGCACCAACGAGCTCTACATCGTGATCCTCGCCGTGCTCGCGACGGGAGCCGCATACGTCCCCGTCGACGCCGAAGACCCCGACGAGCGGGCCGACTTGGTGTTCGGTGAGGCGGGCGTACGGGCCGTCGTCGGGGCCGGGCACCACATCACCGTGCACGGGACCGGTGCGTCCCCCGCCGCACGCCCCGGCATCGAGCACGACGCGTGGATCATCTTCACGTCCGGCTCCACCGGGAAGCCCAAGGGCGTCGCCGTCTCGCACCGCAGTGCCGCCGCGTTCGTGGACGCCGAGGCCGCCCTGTTCCTCACCGAGGAACCGATCGGACCCGGGGACCGGGTCATGGCGGGGCTGTCGGTGGCGTTCGACGCCTCCTGCGAGGAGATGTGGCTGGCGTGGCGGTACGGGGCCTGCCTGGTGCCGGTGCCGCGATCGCAGGTCAGGAGCGGCGCCGACCTCGGGCTCTGGCTGGTCGAGCAGGAGATCACCGTCGTGTCGACGGTACCCACCCTCGCCGCGCTGTGGGAGCCGGAGACCCTCAACGACGTGCGCCTGCTGATCTTCGGCGGGGAGGCCTGCCCGCCCGAGCTGGCCCAGCGGCTGGTGACCGAGGGGCGTGAGGTCTGGAACACCTACGGGCCCACCGAGGCGACCGTGGTGGCCTGCGCCTCGCTGATGACCGGTCAGGAGCCCATCCGGATCGGACTGCCCCTGGACGGCTGGGAACTGGCCGTCGTCGACGAGGCCGGCGAGCCCGTCCCCATGGGCGGCAGCGGGCAGCTGGTCATCGGCGGGGTCGGACTGGCCCGCTACCTCGACGCCGGGAAGGACGCCGAGAAGTACGCGCCCCTCAAGTCCCTGGGGTGGCAGCGGGCGTACCGCAGCGGCGACCTCGTCAAGGCGGAACCCGAAGGGCTGGTCTTCCTCGGACGGGCCGACGAGCAGGTCAAGCTCGGTGGACGGCGCATCGAGCTCGGCGAGGTCGACGCCGCACTCCAGGCCCTGCCCGGAGTCGCCGGGGCGGCGGCCGCCGTACGGACCGCCCGCAGCGGCAACCAGCTCCTCGTCGGGTACGTCGTCACCCAGGACGGATGGGACCACGCCCTAGCGGTCGCGAAGCTCCGTGCCGAACTGCCCGCAGCCCTCGTGCCGTTGCTCGCGCCCGTCGAGGAGCTGCCGACCCGCACCTCGGGCAAGGTCGACCGCAACGCGCTGCCCTGGCCGCTGAAGGACCTGGAGACCGACGGCCCGGCGGAGCAGCTCTACGGCACCGAGGCGTGGCTCGCCGAGCAGTGGACCGCCGTGCTCGGCATCCCGGTCACCACCGCCTCCGACGACTTCTTCGCGATCGGCGGCGGCAGCCTGGCCGCCGCCCAGCTCACGACCCGGCTGCGCACCCGCTACCCGAGCGCGGCCGTCCTGGACGTCTACCAGCAGCCGGTGCTGCGCAAGCTGGCCCGGCGGCTGGAGAAGTCGGCGCGCGACGACGAGGCCCGGCGCACGATCGCCCCGGTGCCGAGGCGTGCCCAGATCGTCCAAATGCTGCTCCTCGTCCCGCTGTTCACCCTCCTCGGCCTGCGCTGGACCGTGGCACTGGCCGTCCTCGGGAACCTCCTGCCCGCCTACGCGTGGCTGCCCACGGCCCCCTGGTGGCTCCTCGCGCTCGGAGCCGTCGTCCTCTTCAGCCCGCCGGGGCGGCTCGCCCTGTCCGCCGGCGGCGCGCGGCTGCTGCTCCGCGGTGTGAAGCCCGGCCGGTACGCACGCGGCGGCGGCGTACATCTGCGGCTGTGGACCGCCGAGCGGCTGGCCGAGTTCAGCGGCGCGACGTCGCTGACGGGCTCCTGGCTGCAACGGTACGCGCGAGCGCTCGGCGCCAAGGTCGGACCGGACGTCGACCTGCACTCCCTGCCACCGGTCACCGGCCTGCTCAAACTGGGGCGGGGCGCGGCCGTGGAGTCGGAGGTGGACCTGTCCGGCCACTGGCTGGACGGGGACCGGCTGGAGATCGGCACGGTCAAGGTGGGCGCACACGCCGTCGTCGGCACGCGCAGCGTGCTCTTCCCCGGTGCCCGGGTGGGCAAGCGGGCCGAGGTGGCCCCTGGTTCCGCGGTCACGGGACAGATTCCCACCGGTCAGCGGTGGGCGGGCGCGCCCGCGGTCAAACTGGGCAAGGCCAAGCGCAGCTGGCCCAAGGAACGGCCGCGGCGCGGAACGTACTGGAGCGTCCTGTACGGCCTCACCGGCCTCGCGCTGACCGCCCTTCCGGTGCTGGCGGCGATGGCCGCGCTCCTCGTGGCCCGGGTCTTCGTCACGCCGGGCCCGGTCGGCCCGGTCCTCACGGGCGCCGCCCTGGCCGTCGTCCCGGCGACGCTCACCTACGGGGCGACGTACGCGGTGCTGCTGCTGATCGCCGTACGGCTGCTGAGCCTCGGACTGCGTGAGGGGACCCACCCGACGCACAGCCGGGTCGGTTGGCAGGCCTGGACGGTCACCCAGCTGATGGACCGCTCGCGGGAGACGCTGTTCCCGCTGTACGCCGGGCTGGTGACACCGGTGTGGCTGCGGCTGCTCGGCATGCGGATCGGGCGCGGCGCCGAGGTGTCGACGGTGCTCGCACTGCCCAGCCTGACGACGGTCGGTGAGGGCGCCTTCCTGGCCGACGACACCCTGACCGCCCCGTACGAGCTCGGCGGCGGATGGATGCGGATCGGACGGGCCGAGATCGGGCGGCGCGCCTTCCTGGGGAACTCTGGGATGACGGCGCCCGGGCGGAGCGTGCCGGACGGCGGGCTGGTCGGAGTGCTGTCGGCGACGCCCAAGAAGGCCAAGAAGGGCACCTCCTACCTGGGACTCCCGCCGGTCAAGCTGCCGCGCGCCGCCGCCGACGGTGACCAGAGCCGCACCTACGAACCGCCGGCCCGGCTGCTGTGGGCGCGCGGTCTGGTGGAACTGTGCCGGATCGTGCCGGTCCTCTGCTCGGCGGGGCTGGCGGTGCTGACGATCGCCGCGCTGTGTGCCCTGGGGCCCTGGGCGCCCCTGCTGTCCGGGCTCGTGCTGCTCGCGGCGGGAGGCGGCGCGGCCCTCGTCTCGATCGTCGCCAAGTGGGCGCTCGTGGGGCGGCACCACAGCGGGGAGCACCCGCTGTGGTCGTCCTTCGTGTGGCGCAACGAGCTCGCGGACACCTTCGTCGAGGTGCTCGCCGTGCCGTGGCTGGCGGGCGCGGTGCCGGGCACGCCGGTGATGACGGCGTGGCTGCGGGGGCTGGGCGCCCGGATCGGCAAGGGCGTCTGGGTCGAGAGCTACTGGCTGCCCGAGACCGATCTGGTGACGCTGAAGGACGCCGCCACCGTGAACCGGGGCTGTGTCCTTCAGACGCACCTCTTCCACGACCGGATCTTGCGGACGGATACTGTGGTCCTCCGTGAGGGCGCGACGCTGGGCCCTGGCGGGATCGTCCTGCCCGGCAGCACGATCGGGGCCCGTACGACGCTGGGTCCCGCGTCGCTCGTCATGGCCGCGGAGTCCGTCCCCGACGACACCCGCTGGCTCGGCAACCCGATCGAGGCATGGCGCCCCTGA
- a CDS encoding dihydrofolate reductase family protein produces MRSVTYSMGVSLDGYIVGPDGDFGWTVPGDDVFRFWIDEIRQVDVHLLGRRLYETMLYWETADQDPSLDEAMLEWAGLWKPLPKVVFSTTLSSVQGHARLASGSVAEEIERLRAEPGEGEIAIGGATLAAEAAAAGLIDAYRAMVYPVLVGGGIPFFPRDERRVDLELVETRTYNSRVVYLCHRVTRQQA; encoded by the coding sequence ATGCGCAGCGTGACCTATTCGATGGGCGTCTCACTGGACGGCTACATCGTCGGGCCGGACGGCGACTTCGGCTGGACGGTGCCCGGCGACGACGTCTTCCGCTTCTGGATCGACGAGATCCGGCAGGTCGACGTCCACCTGCTGGGACGACGGCTGTACGAGACGATGCTGTACTGGGAGACCGCCGACCAGGACCCCTCGCTCGATGAAGCGATGCTCGAATGGGCCGGGCTCTGGAAGCCGCTTCCGAAGGTGGTGTTCTCCACCACGCTGTCCTCGGTACAGGGCCATGCCCGCCTGGCCTCCGGCAGTGTGGCGGAGGAGATCGAGCGGTTGCGGGCCGAGCCGGGGGAGGGCGAGATCGCGATCGGCGGCGCGACGCTCGCCGCCGAGGCGGCCGCGGCGGGTCTGATCGACGCGTACCGGGCGATGGTCTACCCGGTGCTCGTCGGCGGCGGCATTCCGTTCTTTCCCCGGGACGAGCGCCGGGTGGATCTCGAACTCGTCGAAACCCGCACCTACAATTCGCGAGTCGTCTACCTCTGCCACCGCGTGACGCGTCAGCAGGCCTGA